ACGCTGCTCTATTACGGCTTCCCGCTCATTCCACTGGCGGCGCTGGCTGGGCACCTCGTGACGACTACCCGTCCGGTGCACGTGATCGAGCACGACCGCGAGTCGGGGCGCTTCACCTGGTCGAAGGCCACGGGAGAGGCAATACCAGAGCTGAAGCTGGACCAGCTCCTCCACTCCACCGGATCCGCCGTGCGGGTACGGCTTTCGATCTCATCGGAGGTCGAGTTGGATGATTGCCAGGAGGTGTTGCCGGATGAGCGGGTCCGGTTGGATTTGCATTTCCGGCTCGACGAACCCGGCCGCGGCGCGGTGCGTCTGGAAAAGCAGGCGTTGGAGTACGCCAGGAAGCTCCGTGCCACGTTCGACCGGCTCGTCGCGGGGAAGCGGGCGCTCGACAGCGTTCACCTCTTTGCCGCAGTGCCCGTCAGCGTGGCGTTCCTGTTGGGCCGTGAGCTGGCGTCGACCGGGCTGCCTCCGTGCTTTGTCTACAACTTCGCCTCCAGGGACTCCCCCCGCTATCGGTGGCGGCTGTGCCTCCAGGCCGCAGTGGAAGGTCGTCCCTCCGTCGACATTCTCGGGGAATGAACGCGATGTTCAACTGTCATACAGCGCTCAACGTGTTTTATCAGCAGGATGTTCGGCTTGGCCCAAAGCTACGGACTCGCTTGAAGGTGAGCCGCAAGGCTTGCCTGGGCCATGTGAAGGAGGGGCTGCGGCGGCTCGGGCACCCGGTCTACGAACGGGTGTGCATTCAGGGTAGTTACGTCATGCACACGTTGAACCAGCACCCGAACGGCGAGTTCGACATCGACGTGGCAGTGATCTTCAAGAAGGAGGACTTACCCAAGTCGCCTTTGAGGGCACGCCAGCGGGTGGCCGCCGCGATGCGCGCGAGTGGCGTGAGGTTCGCCACCATGCCGCTGGCTCGGTTGAACGCGGTGACGGTCTGGTACAGCGATCATCATCACGTGGATCTGGCCGTGTATCGGGAGTCCACGAGCTTCTGGGGAAAGCCCGTCCTAGAGCATGCGAGCTCCGAGTGGACCGTGCGTGACCCGGTCGAAGTGACGCGTTGGTTCAAGAAAGAGGACAAGCGTCTCAGCCCCAAACTCGACGATGGTGCGATCGTAGAGCCCGGCCAATTCCGGCGTGTGGTTCGCCTGATCAAGATGTTCACACGTTCTCGGCTCTATTGGGACCTTCCCGGCGGGCTGATCATCTCCACTCTTGTCGCCGAGGTATACGAGCCGGCTCCCGAGCGAGACGACGTCGCACTCTACAACACCCTGGTCCGACTCCAGAAGCGGCTCCGTGGGAGCTATGACGTGAAGTCTCCCGTGGATGCCAGTTCGCTCACCCGCCGGGACAAGAACGAGCGACAGGTCAGGGACCTCCTTGCGAGGCTCGATGACATCCTGCCGAGACTTGCGATCCTGTTCGACCCTTTGTGCATGGAACCTCGAGCGCTGCGAGCCTGGTGGTTCGTCTTCCGCCATGATTACTGGCTCAAGCGCGCCAGAACGGCCGAGTTGGCTTCCCTCAATCAGTCCCAGAACCTCCGGATCCAAGTGGGGGTTGGGGACTCAAGTTCGGGCCCATTCACGTTGTATCATCCATCGCACGGACCAATTCCGAAGGGAGCCCACGTCCGCTTTGCCTTGCGGAAACGGTTGGGCGTGGAGTCGCCATTCACCTGCCACTGGAAGGTCCAGAATCGTGGCAGCGAGGCCCAAGCCGCGAGAGATCTGGCCCACGATGCAGTTGGCCCGGAGCCGTTCTTCCTGCAGGAAGCCAAGTACACCGGACGACACACCGTATCCTTCGAGTTGATCAAGGATGGCCGGGTCGTGGCCCGCGGCGCACGGAACCTGTCGGTCGCTGCTCCTTGACCACGATCTACGGCGACGTCGTGCAGTGCGAAGCAACCGGTCGAGCCTGAATCAATGCACCCGCCTGTACATCGACCGGCTCGGTTATCGGCGGCGTGTATTGATCGAAGACGCGGAGACCTTCAAGCCCGCCGTCAATCAGTAGGAGGTCGCGAGAATCCAGACGGAGCGACCCTCGATGCATCTCTCGTGAAAGGTGTCACATGACTCGATTGAGCACACGCAGCAACCTACACCGCCGGATGAGCAGCTTTGTCGACTGGATCCGCGGCGGCGACAAGGATGAACTCATCATCAAACAGTCAGGTGAAATCCGAGAGCGGATCCGCAACCAGGCCGAGAAGGATGGACTGACCGTGCGATTCATCCCGAACTCCGGATCGTTCGCCAAGAAGACCGGTTTGCGAAGACACCTGGTGGGTGACTCGTCGGTCGAGGGGCAGGACGTGGATCTGCCGTTCGTCATCTCGCCCGAGGATGAGGGCGGCGCGCGGATCGACGAGCTTCTCGGACGCTTCGACCGTTACGCCGCCACCTGTTATCCGCAGACGAAGCGGAAGCCAACGAGGAGTTCCATCCAACTGGACTTCTCGGCCAGCAAGCTCCGCTACGACCTGGTCCCCATGCTGGCTGTCCCGGGGGACGACGAGGCGCAGATCCTGCTGCGAGGCGACGGCAAGAGGCGCCGGACCTCCGTGCAGAAGCACATCGAGTTCGTTACCCGGCGCAACCGCATGAGCAATGAGCTGCCGGGCCGCGTCCGCTTCAACGAGTGCGTCCGCTTGATGAAGTGGTGGCGGGAGTTCCGTCAGGACCACGCCCGTGTCATCGAGGACGTACCGTCCATCCTGCTCGACCTGCTGTGCGCGCATGCGTACGACCGCTGCACGGTCGAGGAGACCTACGCGGGCACCCTCGCGCGCTGGTTCGATCTGCTCGCCGGCACGGTACGACGGAGGGAGTTGGTGGCCTTCGCTGACTTCGGCCCCAAGCCCCGGGCGTCGCCCGACGCGCTCTGGACAGTGCTCGATCCCGTCAACGCCGACAACAACATCGTCTCGCAATGGAGTTCGTTCCAGATCGAGGAGCTCGGAGACTGGCTCGAGGAGGGCTTCGACGCCATCAACCGTGCCATCGCGGCGGACCACCGGGACGACGACGGCGAGAGCTTGGAGTCGCTCGTCGAATTGTTCGGCAATCCCTTCAAGCATTATTGCGAGGAGAATTCGTGACGTACACGCAAACGCGGACGGCATCGATGAGCTCCACGGTCACCGAGGCCCGGGTCCGCGAGGTGATGAAGCACATCTTCGCGGACATCACGGCGCTCGCGACGCGCGGGTTCACGTCCCACGAGAGCGCCGCGAAGTGGCGGAATGATCTCACCTGGATGTTGTCCAACGAGGTGATCTACAGCTTCGAGCTCCAGCTCGAGGCGCCGGGCCAGCCCGTCCGCGGGTTCCACTACGACGTGAGCGATGACGGCTCGCTCCAGGAGGCGGGCCGGTCGGGCGGGATGCAACTCCATGAGTTCCCGGATGGCACCAGCGCCTCGATGGTCGTGTGGTTCAAGCGCCCGCTGCCGGACGAGATCGAGGCGGAGATCAAGGTGCGGAACTGGACCTCTCCCGGCGCCTACCTGAAGGGGGAGAAGACGCGGGACCGCGCCTATTCGTGTGACGGGTATGGCGTCATTCGCAATCGCGTGGGGGATTGGTAATGGCTCCATTGAACCTGTTGGAATCGGTGCATCCCTCGAAGCAGGCTCAGGAGCGTTTCGATGGCCTCCTCGGCATCGACATGCAAAAGCAGCAGCTGAGGGACGAGCTATTGCTCCTGCTCGCGCCGGAGCGGCTCGCGCAGTGGTTGGAGCGCCACCATCCGGACGGGCTGCCCCTGGCGGAGTCGGCCCGGCGGTCAACACCGCTCGTGATCTTGAGCGGTGAGGT
The sequence above is drawn from the Archangium gephyra genome and encodes:
- a CDS encoding CBASS oligonucleotide cyclase yields the protein MTRLSTRSNLHRRMSSFVDWIRGGDKDELIIKQSGEIRERIRNQAEKDGLTVRFIPNSGSFAKKTGLRRHLVGDSSVEGQDVDLPFVISPEDEGGARIDELLGRFDRYAATCYPQTKRKPTRSSIQLDFSASKLRYDLVPMLAVPGDDEAQILLRGDGKRRRTSVQKHIEFVTRRNRMSNELPGRVRFNECVRLMKWWREFRQDHARVIEDVPSILLDLLCAHAYDRCTVEETYAGTLARWFDLLAGTVRRRELVAFADFGPKPRASPDALWTVLDPVNADNNIVSQWSSFQIEELGDWLEEGFDAINRAIAADHRDDDGESLESLVELFGNPFKHYCEENS
- a CDS encoding nucleotide-binding domain-containing protein produces the protein MNAMFNCHTALNVFYQQDVRLGPKLRTRLKVSRKACLGHVKEGLRRLGHPVYERVCIQGSYVMHTLNQHPNGEFDIDVAVIFKKEDLPKSPLRARQRVAAAMRASGVRFATMPLARLNAVTVWYSDHHHVDLAVYRESTSFWGKPVLEHASSEWTVRDPVEVTRWFKKEDKRLSPKLDDGAIVEPGQFRRVVRLIKMFTRSRLYWDLPGGLIISTLVAEVYEPAPERDDVALYNTLVRLQKRLRGSYDVKSPVDASSLTRRDKNERQVRDLLARLDDILPRLAILFDPLCMEPRALRAWWFVFRHDYWLKRARTAELASLNQSQNLRIQVGVGDSSSGPFTLYHPSHGPIPKGAHVRFALRKRLGVESPFTCHWKVQNRGSEAQAARDLAHDAVGPEPFFLQEAKYTGRHTVSFELIKDGRVVARGARNLSVAAP